From a region of the Odontesthes bonariensis isolate fOdoBon6 chromosome 4, fOdoBon6.hap1, whole genome shotgun sequence genome:
- the thumpd1 gene encoding THUMP domain-containing protein 1 — protein sequence MSAAQNDSRKRSKKHYAVGHHNKRWKGSRELEVGMQGILITCNMNERKCTAEAFNLLNEYADKLYGPEKLSDGNGSSGEEDEAEEEDVDVALKKEVAQLQASGTKQERRFRALDSGANNVIFIRTQNLESDKLVHHILSDLHTTKKKKSRVILRMLPVTGTCKAFQEDMVKYLTTFLEPWFKAPNCATYQIAFKARNSSHNKRDEIIKSIAGLVGKLNPKNKVDLTNPDLTIIVEVIKAVCCISVVKDYTLYRKYNVQEVVKEDAPKSDAVATKTDTNTSEQKEKQVGEEAEKEERKGEEDEDKSVSQNQDKVDKGEGGGE from the exons ATGTCAGCCGCGCAAAACGACTCCAGGAAACGGAGCAAGAAGCACTATGCGGTGGGTCACCACAACAAGCGGTGGAAGGGCTCCCGGGAGCTGGAGGTGGGTATGCAGGGGATACTCATCACATGCAACATGAACGAGAGAAAGTGCACCGCGGAGGCCTTCAATCTGCTCAATGAATACGCGGACAAGCTCTACGGCCCCGAGAAG CTTTCAGATGGCAATGGGAGCAGCGGCGAGGAAGACGAGGCTGAAGAAGAAGATGTCGATGTTGCACTGAAGAAGGAGGTCGCCCAGCTGCAAGCATCTGGAACtaaacaggagaggcgctttcgGGCACTCGACAGTGGAGCAAACAATGTCATCTTCATCCGAACTCAAAACCTGG AATCTGACAAACTGGTTCATCACATCTTGTCTGATCTCCACACcaccaagaagaagaagtcacGCGTGATCCTTCGAATGCTGCCG GTAACTGGAACATGCAAGGCTTTCCAGGAAGACATGGTGAAGTACCTGACCACGTTCTTGGAGCCGTGGTTCAAAGCCCCAAACTGTGCGACCTACCAGATCGCCTTCAAGGCTCGCAACAGCAGCCACAACAAGAGAGATGAAATCATCAAATCTATTGCAG GTCTTGTGGGGAAGCTGAACCCCAAAAACAAGGTGGATCTGACAAACCCAGACCTGACAATCATCGTAGAGGTCATCAAGGCTGTGTGTTGCATCAGTGTGGTTAAAGACTATACGCTGTATAGAAAGTACAATGTGCAGGAAGTAGTGAAAGAAGACGCACCCAAGTCCGACGCCGTCGCAACAAAAACGGATACAAACACATCCGAGCAGAAAGAGAAACAGGTTGGGGAGGAGGCCgaaaaagaagagaggaagGGCGAAGAAGACGAGGACAAAAGTGTGTCGCAGAACCAGGACAAGGTTGATAAGGGTGAAGGTGGCGGGGAATGA
- the eri2 gene encoding ERI1 exoribonuclease 2, with amino-acid sequence MSTKKLAKKLGLLRQRSQSSGSKKSMVSNQIFSYLIVIDFESTCWREKKNCSQEIIEFPAVLLNTSTGEVESEFHAYVQPQEHPILSEFCTELTGITQVQVEAGIPLQICLSRFNRWLQSLQLEAGVAFPNKRQACSEPSPSQKLCAFLTWSDWDLGVCLQYECKRKQLHKPDVLNSWIDLRSTYRLFYNRKPKGLNGALQDLGIQFSGREHSGLDDARNTAQLAARMMRDGCVMRITRSLERTPVMVKATFGSTTGAAENKENLDISEKENVSKPLSSKIPLKTIQKQSCSEDITRNAGTKGKVQTCRSLISPTTLLTVTPAPLWGHSRGSATTHGVAKLSSTALINCTSPHNNSSHVLCSTSVGCFSTLPQLNQTSKTAPMDEKEENAELLVEAEERCGSYDDVVLEGDDVTDGMDRDCDPEFISDFDSGCYEWEELSHSHSPAHPSTVEHKMRGSVSAGRNSEMQNIPSDSSVICESMKTSDSHVKLWTHKKEMIQPTTSYFAVPKPVNWSCLNQRKTGLISSEDLHLQFKGLHKNEETVRPKPFVPGKTSTPNTSSFGPKPIIAKHTQPHKTSFTIYSEPAKQAAGSSHRSTFASLHTPNTNLSSLSANTLSCRANRSRVSAPAKGPQKITSPLCACGRRAKRQVVSNGGPNHGRGFYCCAVRRSGGGGRMEKGCEFFKWESALMRSPSPALRSSVSLCQINTSVPQRPAHRAALRKSC; translated from the exons ATGTCTACAAAGAAACTGGCAAA AAAATTAGGATTGTTGAGGCAGCGGAGTCAGTCTTCCGGGTCAAAGAAATCAATGGTATCCA ATCAAATATTTTCCTACTTGATTGTGATTGACTTTGAGTCCACTtgctggagagaaaaaaaaaactgcagccaGGAAATTA TTGAGTTCCCTGCTGTTCTCCTGAACACGTCTACAGGGGAGGTTGAGTCTGAGTTTCATGCCTACGTTCAACCCCAGGAACACCCCATTCTGTCTGAGTTCTGCACTGAGCTCACTGGCATTACACAG GTGCAAGTGGAGGCAGGAATCCCCCTTCAGATCTGTCTCTCGCGGTTCAACCGCTGGCTGCAAAGCCTGCAGCTGGAGGCGGGAGTGGCGTTTCCCAACAAACGCCAGGCATGTTCTGAGCCTTCGCCCTCACAGAAACTGTGTGCTTTCCTCACGTGGTCAG ACTGGGATCTTGGAGTTTGTTTGCAGTACGAGTGTAAACGCAAGCAGCTTCACAAACCAGATGTTCTGAATAGCTGGATAGACCTGAGAAGCACATACAGG CTCTTTTACAACAGAAAACCCAAAGGCCTGAACGGGGCGCTTCAAGATCTAGGAATACAGTTTTCTGGGAGAGAACATTCTG GTTTGGATGACGCCCGAAATACCGCTCAGTTGGCAGCGAGAATGATGAGAGATGGGTGTGTGATGAGGATCACCCGAAGCCTGGAGAGG ACCCCAGTGATGGTCAAAGCCACGTTTGGAAGCACCACTGGTGCtgcagaaaacaaagaaaatctggatatcagtgaaaaagaaaatgtgtccaAACCCTTATCATCCAAAATTCCTCTCAAAACTATTCAAAAACAGTCGTGTTCAGAGGACATTACAAGGAATGCAGGCACAAAGGGAAAAGTTCAGACGTGTCGAAGCCTGATTTCACCAACGACGCTGCTGACTGTCACACCAGCGCCACTGTGGGGACACAGCCGCGGCTCAGCTACAACACACGGTGTTGCTAAGCTTTCATCCACAGCTTTGATAAACTGTACCTCACCTCACAATAACAGCAGCCATGTTCTGTGCTCTACGAGCGTCGGCTGCTTTTCAACTCTGCCTCAGCTGAACCAAACCTCAAAAACGGCACCTATGGATGAAAAGGAGGAGAATGCAGAACTCTTGGTGGAAGCAGAGGAGAGGTGTGGCTCTTATGATGATGTGGTGTTGGAGGGTGATGATGTTACAGATGGAATGGACAGAGACTGTGACCCGGAGTTCATTTCAGATTTTGACAGTGGATGTTACGAGTGGGAAGAGCTATCTCATTCACATTCACCGGCACATCCATCCACAGTTGAGCACAAGATGAGAGGGTCTGTGAGTGCTGGACGCAACTCTGAAATGCAAAATATCCCCAGCGATTCATCAGTTATCTGTGAATCTATGAAGACATCAGACTCACATGTCAAGCTCTGGACTCACAAAAAGGAAATGATACAGCCAACAACATCATATTTTGCTGTGCCTAAACCTGTTAATTGGAGCTGTTTAAATCAGCGCAAAACAGGCCTTATAAGCTCTGAAGACCTTCACCTCCAGTTCAAAGGGCTTCATAAAAATGAAGAGACAGTCAGGCCTAAGCCCTTTGTGCCTGGAAAGACTTCAACCCCAAACACCTCCTCCTTCGGGCCCAAACCAATCATCGCAAAACACACGCAGCCACATAAGACATCATTTACCATCTACTCTGAGCCAGCAAAGCAGGCTGCAGGCTCTTCCCACCGCTCTACATTTGCTTCCCTGCACACCCCCAACACCAACCTCTCCTCTTTGTCAGCCAACACACTTTCCTGCCGTGCCAATCGCTCCCGGGTTTCTGCTCCAGCTAAAGGACCACAGAAGATCACCTCCCCTCTGTGTGCATGCGGGCGCCGTGCAAAGCGGCAGGTCGTGTCAAACGGCGGCCCAAACCACGGCCGGGGGTTTTATTGCTGTGCGGTCCGCCGCTCAGGTGGCGGAGGCAGGATGGAGAAAGGGTGCGAGTTTTTTAAGTGGGAGTCGGCTCTGATGAGGagtccttctcctgctttgagGTCCTCTGTGTCACTCTGTCAGATTAATACTTCTGTCCCCCAACGTccagcccacagagcagcactgagaaaaagctgttgA